A region from the Mucilaginibacter sp. CSA2-8R genome encodes:
- a CDS encoding histidine kinase produces MRKKEIYYHIAGWLLYTLYLVIGYFIQAKGKPVSIFNYTIWIVRFAEFYFCYLWVYPKFLYKGRPLLLAGGIIAALASFVAMRYLVEQVLCLHIFGIANYWGYTFLSYTLDNIYWGSSAVILSLAIYSAFNAIYKEQENKSLREEKTQAELAFLKTQINPHFLYNTLNYIYSLAYPVSDKLGNAVIKLSQLMRYMLTESASGDVDLQREVDYIENYISIYQLRFEDSFFVDFKTEGDIAGKRVSALLLVPFVENAFKHGVVNDPDRPIRIRLKVTGNRLMFTVSNQISRGQKDQSTGVGLPNIRRRLELIYPNRHELLIGDNGQTYKATLNIIL; encoded by the coding sequence ATGCGGAAAAAGGAAATTTACTACCACATTGCTGGCTGGTTACTTTATACTCTGTATCTGGTAATCGGGTATTTTATACAAGCCAAGGGTAAACCAGTTTCTATATTTAACTATACTATCTGGATAGTCAGATTCGCCGAATTTTATTTCTGCTATTTATGGGTATATCCTAAATTTCTTTATAAGGGCAGGCCGCTGCTACTGGCTGGGGGCATTATTGCTGCTTTGGCAAGCTTTGTCGCGATGCGGTATTTGGTAGAGCAGGTTTTATGCCTGCATATTTTTGGTATTGCTAACTATTGGGGTTATACCTTTTTGTCCTATACATTAGATAACATTTATTGGGGCAGCTCTGCGGTTATTTTAAGTCTGGCTATTTACAGTGCATTCAACGCTATTTATAAAGAACAGGAAAATAAATCATTACGCGAAGAAAAGACACAAGCCGAACTTGCCTTTTTAAAAACGCAGATTAATCCGCACTTTTTATATAATACGTTAAACTATATCTACTCACTGGCTTATCCCGTTTCTGATAAGTTGGGCAACGCCGTCATCAAGCTTTCGCAACTGATGCGTTACATGCTAACCGAAAGCGCAAGCGGTGACGTTGACCTGCAACGCGAAGTGGACTATATAGAAAACTACATCAGCATTTACCAGTTGCGGTTTGAAGATAGCTTTTTTGTGGATTTTAAAACCGAGGGCGACATTGCCGGTAAGCGCGTATCTGCTTTGCTGCTGGTTCCGTTTGTAGAAAATGCCTTTAAGCATGGCGTCGTAAACGACCCCGACCGTCCTATCCGCATTCGTTTAAAAGTAACTGGAAACCGCCTGATGTTTACCGTAAGCAACCAGATTAGCCGCGGTCAAAAAGATCAATCTACCGGTGTGGGCTTACCTAACATACGCCGCCGGCTGGAGCTGATTTACCCCAACCGCCACGAGTTATTAATTGGTGACAACGGGCAAACCTACAAGGCAACCTTAAATATTATACTTTAA
- a CDS encoding outer membrane beta-barrel family protein, with protein sequence MKITLASLLLFFISFGAFAQTATINGRVTDAQQQPLPGATIVLLHLPDSVQVSAQAANNNGAYSFAQPAAGNYIIKAAMVSFTTTYSKPINVSGATIELPTIILNQQKNTLKEVTVAATVPQLQQKSDRLVVNVEKMNTTGDNALDMIKKAPGIRLDKDDNILYRNNAGVVVMIDGRRTYMSGTELSNYLKSLPGNAVSKVELIPNPPGNYDAEGTAGVVNIIMKRNKVQGYNGTANANVAYGKYGKVYGGFNLNYNTGKVSMFARANSGYFDSYNKLTLSRQIGSEVYNQYNYWHPKTTATGYSAGADYYINQNHTLGFLFKGYNSPLTADVTSQSYTLNSMGQQTGSVTGNNPRKADNNTYNFNLNYSYAIDTLGQKLSVDADYVHSTSVNNQQYTNIYFDGQGNQTGNPVQLRNAMPVNYNIQSIKADYTYPFAKGWIFEAGLKSSIVNTHSNVQFDSLKTAGWIQDPNRSNNFKYDENINAAYATLNRTIGSQWEVKASLRTEQTISTANSITRNEVVKRNYWQLFPSAFVTYKITSVQQLNASFSRRISRPGYSSLNSAITYIDPYTATQGNPYLQPSISQSYVLNYTYKSFQVLSLSYLKVNGTINNVIEQNDQTKESISRYQNLGSTSTFTATSAGSFNVVKWWNVSAELDGSYDRVNSVVQGNPFFSSRFSWSGNVDQSFFLPNNVKLQLTAQYYSPSISGLARTFSGSQIDAGISKTFMNKRATISFKARDIFFGNRYRSIQQYNNVNTRWNNEWESRRFTLGFTYSFGNTKLKAARNRQTGSSAEEGRM encoded by the coding sequence ATGAAAATTACGCTCGCCTCCTTATTATTATTCTTTATCAGTTTCGGTGCATTTGCTCAAACCGCAACTATTAACGGTCGTGTTACCGATGCCCAGCAACAGCCATTACCCGGCGCTACCATAGTATTGCTTCATCTGCCCGATTCGGTCCAGGTAAGTGCACAGGCGGCCAACAACAATGGGGCTTACAGCTTCGCCCAACCTGCTGCCGGTAATTACATAATAAAAGCGGCAATGGTTAGCTTTACTACAACATACAGCAAACCAATTAATGTAAGCGGGGCGACTATTGAGTTACCAACCATCATTCTCAATCAACAAAAAAACACCTTAAAAGAAGTTACTGTTGCAGCTACCGTACCGCAATTGCAGCAAAAAAGCGACCGGCTGGTAGTTAACGTAGAGAAAATGAACACCACTGGCGATAACGCCTTAGACATGATTAAAAAAGCGCCCGGTATCCGGTTAGATAAAGACGATAACATTTTGTACCGCAACAATGCAGGTGTGGTGGTAATGATTGATGGCCGCCGTACTTACATGAGCGGCACCGAGCTGAGCAATTACCTGAAATCATTACCCGGCAATGCCGTAAGTAAAGTTGAACTAATTCCTAATCCGCCGGGCAATTACGATGCCGAGGGCACCGCGGGCGTAGTTAACATTATTATGAAACGTAATAAAGTACAAGGCTACAACGGTACAGCTAATGCCAATGTGGCCTATGGCAAATATGGCAAGGTTTATGGCGGTTTCAATCTAAATTACAATACCGGCAAAGTAAGTATGTTTGCCAGGGCAAACTCCGGTTATTTTGACTCTTATAACAAACTGACCCTGAGCCGGCAGATTGGAAGCGAGGTTTACAACCAGTATAACTACTGGCACCCAAAAACCACGGCTACCGGTTACAGCGCCGGCGCAGACTACTACATCAACCAAAATCATACCTTGGGCTTTTTGTTTAAAGGGTATAATTCACCACTCACGGCCGATGTAACCAGCCAGTCGTACACCTTAAACAGCATGGGCCAGCAAACCGGCAGTGTTACCGGCAACAACCCGCGCAAGGCTGATAACAATACGTATAACTTTAATTTAAACTATAGCTATGCCATTGACACTTTGGGCCAAAAGTTAAGCGTAGATGCCGATTACGTACACAGCACATCAGTAAATAACCAGCAGTATACCAATATTTATTTTGACGGTCAGGGCAATCAAACCGGTAACCCTGTACAGTTACGCAATGCTATGCCGGTTAACTACAACATACAATCTATTAAAGCCGATTATACATACCCTTTTGCTAAAGGCTGGATATTTGAAGCCGGATTAAAAAGCAGCATTGTAAATACCCACAGCAACGTACAGTTCGACTCGTTAAAAACGGCCGGATGGATACAAGACCCTAACCGCAGCAACAACTTTAAGTATGATGAAAACATCAATGCGGCTTATGCAACGCTTAACAGAACCATTGGCAGCCAGTGGGAAGTAAAAGCCAGCCTGCGCACCGAGCAAACCATATCTACTGCTAACTCTATTACCCGTAACGAGGTGGTTAAACGTAACTACTGGCAGTTATTCCCAAGTGCATTTGTAACTTACAAAATTACTTCGGTACAGCAATTAAATGCCTCTTTCAGCCGTCGCATCAGTCGTCCGGGTTATAGTTCGCTAAATTCTGCTATTACCTATATTGACCCATATACTGCTACCCAAGGCAACCCTTACCTGCAGCCGTCCATCTCACAATCTTATGTGCTAAACTACACTTACAAAAGCTTCCAGGTGTTGAGCCTGAGCTACCTGAAAGTGAATGGCACTATTAATAATGTAATTGAGCAAAACGACCAGACTAAAGAAAGCATTTCGAGGTACCAAAATTTAGGCAGCACCAGCACCTTTACTGCCACCAGTGCAGGCAGCTTTAACGTAGTAAAATGGTGGAACGTAAGCGCCGAGCTAGATGGAAGCTATGACCGCGTAAACTCTGTGGTTCAGGGCAATCCATTTTTCAGCAGCCGTTTTTCATGGTCGGGCAATGTAGACCAGAGCTTCTTTTTACCTAATAATGTGAAGCTTCAATTAACCGCACAATACTATTCGCCATCTATATCAGGCTTGGCGCGCACTTTTTCGGGTTCGCAGATTGATGCCGGTATCAGCAAAACCTTTATGAACAAACGTGCCACCATCAGCTTTAAAGCACGCGACATATTTTTTGGTAATCGCTACCGCAGCATCCAACAATACAATAACGTAAACACCCGCTGGAACAACGAGTGGGAAAGCCGCCGCTTTACACTGGGCTTTACTTACAGCTTTGGCAACACCAAACTTAAGGCCGCCCGCAACCGCCAAACCGGCAGCAGTGCCGAAGAAGGCCGCATGTAA
- a CDS encoding S41 family peptidase — MKKYLIIALFVLSCPAISLAQQTLSGADSARMVIDSVLTYARHHSVYRDKVDWAKLTATVKERSAQAKSVQEAMPSVALIYELLGDFHGFAVYNRKYYRWKAPRAPFDTVKYRSLIAKSKQKHKVEAQLLKKGYGYLLIPDNNPTHEHETDTLSQQIQDSLAKLQPEKLKGLIIDLRTNGGGNMYPMILGVANLLGDGQFGSFIDPVTKQKDAWGIKGKATYAGKDTVCRLQRIGKPAIKLKVALLIGPYTASSGEATAITFMGRKNTRLFGNKTAAYTTANQSFQVFNINVLMAVAVEADRNGNTYYGAVSPQQEVNGLDNFENLNRDSKVIAALQWLGAK, encoded by the coding sequence ATGAAAAAATATCTCATTATCGCACTGTTTGTTTTAAGCTGCCCGGCAATTAGCCTGGCACAACAAACACTTTCCGGAGCAGACAGTGCCCGTATGGTTATTGATAGTGTATTGACTTATGCCCGTCATCATTCTGTTTACCGCGATAAGGTTGACTGGGCAAAACTTACCGCTACCGTAAAAGAGCGTAGCGCACAAGCAAAATCTGTACAGGAAGCGATGCCCTCAGTAGCGCTGATTTATGAATTGCTGGGCGATTTTCATGGCTTTGCTGTATACAACCGTAAATATTACCGTTGGAAAGCGCCAAGAGCACCTTTTGATACCGTTAAATACCGCAGCCTGATTGCCAAGTCAAAACAAAAGCATAAGGTGGAGGCCCAATTGCTTAAAAAAGGATATGGTTATCTGCTCATCCCGGATAATAACCCAACGCACGAACATGAAACCGATACCTTATCACAGCAAATACAAGATTCGCTTGCCAAACTACAGCCCGAAAAGCTTAAAGGGCTGATTATTGATTTACGCACCAACGGTGGCGGTAATATGTACCCTATGATTTTGGGCGTAGCTAATTTGTTAGGCGATGGGCAGTTCGGCTCTTTTATTGACCCGGTTACTAAGCAAAAAGATGCGTGGGGCATTAAAGGCAAAGCTACTTATGCCGGAAAAGACACTGTTTGCCGCTTGCAAAGGATAGGCAAACCAGCTATCAAACTGAAAGTAGCTCTGCTTATTGGTCCTTATACCGCAAGTTCGGGCGAGGCAACGGCTATTACCTTTATGGGGCGCAAAAACACCCGCTTGTTTGGCAATAAAACAGCCGCCTACACAACTGCTAATCAGTCTTTCCAAGTGTTTAACATCAATGTGCTTATGGCTGTAGCGGTGGAGGCTGACAGGAATGGTAACACCTATTATGGCGCCGTCTCTCCGCAGCAAGAGGTAAACGGACTCGACAATTTTGAAAATTTAAACCGGGACAGTAAAGTAATTGCTGCCCTGCAATGGCTGGGTGCAAAGTAA
- the ileS gene encoding isoleucine--tRNA ligase, with the protein MYKEYKQLNLSQIGKDVLEFWQQNNIFEKSISSRPASNPYTFYEGPPSANGMPGIHHAMARSIKDIFCRYKTLKGYQVKRKGGWDTHGLPIELAVEKSLGITKDDIGKKISIEDYNEACRKEVMRYTDIWNDLTLKMGYWVDLENPYVTYENEYIETLWWILKQLYNKGWLYKGYTVQPYSPKSGTGLSSHELNQPGTYKMVKDTTITAQFFLKNDQQHPLMSTLFSEPGEETAILAWTTTPWTLPSNCALAIGEDIEYVKISTLNPYTFKPVSVVLAKALVNKYFKAEGENVPFEDYKEGDKVIPWMVKASIKGADLVGLRYHQLMPYVINDDLEKNAFRVIPADFVTTGDGTGIVHTASVFGADDFRACKENNVPSVMVLDETGKEVPLVNKQGRFVDEVTDFAGRYVKEEYYTPAEREEAGFKATDVLISIKLKEDNKAFNVQRYEHSYPHSWRTDEPILYYPLDSWFIKTTAVKDKLIELNKTINWKPEATGTGRFGNWLENLVDWNLSRSRYWGTPLPIWREEHGSEEKCIGSIEELNQEIARSIEAGFMPQGFKLDDMHRPYVDDVVLTSSTGKKMFREPDLIDVWFDSGAMPYAQWHFPFENKEEFANAYPADFIAEGVDQTRGWFFTLHAIAVMLSEASDEVKAVNQQVGNQGIAFKNVVSNGLVLDKNGNKMSKRLGNAVDPFDTIEQYGADAARWYMISNASPWDNLKFNIEGLDEVRRKFFGTLYNTYSFFSLYANIDQFDYSSPEVELSQRPEIDRWILSLLNTLTQEVDAFYADFEPTKAARAIQDFVDAHLSNWYVRLSRRRFWKSDNSEDKTSAYQTLYTCLVTIAKLMSPIAPFFAERLYNDLNTATGKEQFESVHLADFPVYQTELVDKALEERMQLAQDISSLTLSLRKKVGINVRQPLSKILLPILDKNFEHKVEQVKELILSETNIKAIEYITDTAGFIKRRIKPNFKALGQKVGKDMKAVAQAITEFTQEDIASLESQGSFTLKGTGHTISTTDVEISAEDVPGWQVANLGKLTVALDVTLTEELKQEGISRELINRIQNLRKGNNFEVTDKINVRLSNHPLISEAVKNNLSYICAEILAADIQLDNELTEGEKTVIDDNEILISISKI; encoded by the coding sequence ATGTACAAGGAATATAAGCAATTAAATTTATCACAAATAGGCAAGGACGTGCTGGAGTTCTGGCAGCAGAACAACATTTTCGAAAAAAGTATCAGCAGTCGTCCAGCCAGCAACCCTTATACTTTTTACGAAGGTCCGCCATCGGCTAACGGTATGCCCGGCATTCACCATGCCATGGCACGCTCTATTAAAGACATTTTTTGCCGTTACAAAACCCTTAAAGGTTACCAGGTAAAACGTAAAGGCGGCTGGGATACCCATGGTTTGCCTATTGAGCTGGCGGTCGAAAAATCGCTGGGTATTACCAAAGACGACATCGGTAAAAAAATCTCCATCGAAGATTATAACGAAGCCTGCCGCAAAGAGGTAATGCGCTATACCGACATCTGGAACGACCTTACCCTGAAAATGGGTTACTGGGTTGACCTGGAAAATCCGTATGTAACCTACGAAAACGAGTATATCGAAACCCTTTGGTGGATTTTAAAGCAGCTTTACAACAAAGGCTGGTTATACAAAGGCTACACCGTACAGCCATACTCGCCAAAATCGGGTACCGGTTTAAGTTCGCACGAATTAAACCAGCCGGGCACTTACAAAATGGTGAAAGATACCACCATAACGGCCCAGTTCTTTTTAAAGAATGACCAGCAGCACCCGCTGATGTCGACCCTATTCAGCGAACCTGGCGAAGAAACCGCCATTTTAGCCTGGACTACTACGCCGTGGACTTTACCATCTAACTGTGCGCTGGCCATTGGCGAGGACATTGAATATGTAAAAATCAGCACGCTTAACCCATACACCTTTAAACCGGTTAGCGTAGTGCTGGCTAAGGCTTTAGTAAACAAATACTTTAAAGCCGAAGGCGAGAATGTTCCTTTTGAAGATTACAAAGAAGGCGACAAGGTTATCCCGTGGATGGTTAAAGCTTCCATCAAAGGTGCCGACCTGGTGGGTTTACGCTATCATCAGTTAATGCCGTATGTGATTAACGACGACCTGGAGAAAAATGCGTTCCGCGTTATCCCTGCTGACTTTGTGACTACCGGCGATGGTACAGGTATCGTGCATACCGCATCCGTTTTTGGTGCGGATGACTTTAGAGCCTGTAAAGAAAATAACGTACCATCAGTAATGGTGCTGGACGAAACAGGCAAAGAAGTGCCGCTGGTAAACAAGCAGGGCCGCTTTGTTGACGAGGTGACCGATTTTGCCGGTCGTTATGTTAAAGAAGAATACTATACCCCTGCCGAGCGCGAAGAGGCTGGTTTTAAAGCTACCGATGTATTAATTTCCATCAAGCTTAAAGAAGATAACAAAGCCTTTAACGTTCAGCGTTACGAGCACAGTTACCCGCACTCGTGGCGTACGGATGAGCCTATTTTATATTATCCGCTGGACAGCTGGTTTATCAAAACCACAGCTGTTAAGGATAAACTGATTGAGCTGAACAAAACCATCAACTGGAAACCCGAAGCTACCGGCACCGGCCGTTTTGGTAACTGGTTGGAGAATTTGGTGGACTGGAACCTGTCGCGCTCGCGTTACTGGGGTACACCACTGCCTATCTGGCGCGAAGAACATGGCAGCGAAGAAAAATGTATTGGCTCTATTGAGGAGTTAAATCAGGAAATTGCACGCTCTATTGAAGCCGGTTTTATGCCGCAGGGCTTTAAGCTGGACGATATGCACCGCCCTTATGTGGATGATGTAGTGTTAACCTCATCAACCGGCAAAAAAATGTTCCGCGAGCCTGACCTGATTGACGTTTGGTTTGACTCGGGTGCTATGCCTTATGCACAATGGCACTTCCCGTTCGAGAATAAAGAAGAGTTTGCCAATGCTTATCCGGCCGATTTTATTGCCGAGGGTGTTGACCAAACGCGCGGCTGGTTTTTTACCCTGCATGCCATAGCGGTAATGCTGAGCGAAGCCAGCGACGAGGTTAAAGCCGTAAACCAGCAGGTAGGCAACCAGGGCATTGCGTTTAAAAACGTAGTATCTAACGGTTTGGTGCTCGATAAAAACGGCAACAAAATGTCTAAACGTTTAGGCAATGCCGTTGACCCGTTTGATACCATTGAACAGTACGGTGCTGATGCCGCCCGCTGGTACATGATTAGCAATGCATCGCCCTGGGATAACCTTAAATTTAATATTGAAGGACTGGATGAAGTACGCCGCAAGTTTTTTGGTACGTTGTATAACACCTACTCATTCTTTTCGTTGTATGCCAACATTGATCAATTCGATTACAGCAGTCCCGAAGTTGAGTTGAGTCAACGCCCGGAAATTGACCGCTGGATTTTGTCATTACTGAATACCTTAACCCAAGAGGTTGACGCGTTTTATGCAGATTTTGAGCCAACCAAAGCAGCCCGCGCTATTCAGGATTTTGTGGATGCACACCTGAGCAACTGGTACGTACGCCTGAGCCGCCGCCGTTTCTGGAAATCTGATAATTCTGAAGATAAAACATCGGCTTACCAAACTTTATACACCTGTTTGGTAACCATCGCCAAGCTGATGTCGCCTATAGCACCGTTTTTTGCCGAGCGTTTATACAATGACTTAAACACCGCTACCGGCAAAGAGCAGTTTGAGTCTGTTCATTTGGCCGATTTCCCGGTTTACCAAACCGAACTGGTGGATAAAGCGCTGGAAGAGCGCATGCAGTTAGCGCAGGATATTTCGTCGCTTACCTTGTCGTTGCGTAAAAAGGTAGGCATCAACGTACGCCAGCCGTTGAGCAAAATATTATTGCCGATACTGGATAAAAACTTTGAGCACAAGGTAGAGCAGGTTAAAGAGTTAATCCTGTCAGAAACCAACATCAAAGCTATTGAGTACATTACCGATACTGCCGGCTTTATTAAGCGCAGGATTAAACCAAACTTTAAAGCTTTAGGTCAAAAGGTGGGTAAAGACATGAAAGCCGTAGCCCAGGCCATCACCGAGTTTACCCAAGAAGATATTGCAAGCCTGGAAAGCCAGGGAAGCTTTACGCTTAAGGGTACCGGCCACACTATTTCGACTACCGATGTTGAGATTAGTGCCGAAGACGTACCCGGATGGCAGGTGGCAAACTTAGGCAAACTAACCGTTGCTTTAGATGTTACCTTAACCGAAGAACTGAAACAGGAGGGCATATCACGCGAGTTGATTAACCGCATCCAGAACTTGCGTAAAGGAAATAACTTTGAAGTAACCGATAAAATTAATGTACGCCTGAGCAACCATCCGTTGATCAGCGAGGCGGTTAAAAACAATTTATCCTATATTTGCGCCGAAATTTTAGCGGCTGACATCCAGTTAGATAACGAACTGACCGAGGGTGAAAAAACCGTTATTGACGATAACGAAATATTAATATCTATCAGTAAAATATAA
- a CDS encoding TraR/DksA C4-type zinc finger protein, with product MSTPQQEKTRYSDAELQEFKELLLDKIRIAREELNALASSLSNPNLNGTDDTAGTYKTLEDGSATLEKEQINQLAARQKKFIEQLEAALVRIETKTYGVCRVTGKLIPKERLRAVPHTTMSMEAKLKQ from the coding sequence ATGAGCACACCACAACAGGAAAAAACAAGATATTCAGACGCAGAACTGCAAGAGTTTAAAGAACTTCTTTTAGACAAAATCCGCATTGCACGCGAAGAACTGAATGCACTGGCTTCATCATTAAGCAACCCTAACCTAAACGGCACTGATGACACCGCCGGCACTTATAAAACTTTAGAAGACGGTTCTGCCACTTTAGAAAAAGAGCAGATTAACCAGTTAGCTGCTCGTCAAAAAAAGTTTATAGAACAGTTAGAGGCTGCTTTGGTACGCATTGAAACCAAAACGTATGGTGTTTGCCGCGTAACCGGTAAGCTGATACCCAAAGAACGCCTGCGTGCCGTGCCGCATACCACGATGAGCATGGAAGCCAAACTGAAGCAGTAA
- a CDS encoding lipoprotein signal peptidase produces MKASYIKPFLLAFLVILADQAIKIWVRSNMYLGQEIHFLGDRGMLLYTENNGMAFGWELGGVAGKLALSLFRVFAVIGIGVALVYLIKHKHPRGLILNVALIFAGALGNIIDSTFYGIIYKYAPIFQGRVVDMFYFPIIQGTFPAWLPVWGGEEFKFFRPIFNLADAAISVGVILILIYQNRYFKKQEEEVSSPHNEVVEE; encoded by the coding sequence ATGAAGGCATCTTACATAAAACCTTTTTTATTAGCTTTTTTAGTTATCCTGGCAGACCAAGCCATTAAAATTTGGGTACGCAGCAATATGTACCTTGGACAGGAAATACATTTTCTGGGCGACCGAGGTATGCTACTGTATACCGAAAATAATGGGATGGCCTTTGGCTGGGAATTAGGCGGCGTGGCTGGTAAACTGGCCTTGTCGTTGTTTAGGGTATTTGCCGTAATTGGCATTGGCGTGGCGCTGGTTTATTTAATTAAGCATAAACATCCGCGTGGCCTTATCCTTAACGTAGCACTTATTTTTGCCGGAGCTTTGGGCAACATTATAGATTCTACCTTTTATGGGATAATTTATAAATATGCTCCTATATTTCAGGGCCGGGTAGTAGATATGTTTTACTTCCCTATTATACAGGGCACATTTCCGGCATGGTTACCGGTTTGGGGCGGCGAAGAATTTAAGTTTTTCAGGCCCATCTTTAACCTGGCCGATGCTGCCATCTCTGTAGGCGTAATTCTGATCTTAATTTATCAAAACCGCTATTTTAAAAAGCAGGAAGAAGAAGTAAGCAGCCCGCATAACGAGGTTGTTGAAGAATAG
- a CDS encoding S41 family peptidase, with protein sequence MKQTAVIIFRSVILLLAGIAIGLLLNRRTADVDEPYQMTGNDKMDRVMKLVRKKYVDSLNIDSVEGVAINNLLQKLDPHSVYLHKRQAESLSEKLEGGFDGIGVESQILRDTLFIAQVIQGSPAAKAGLPNGAKVVTLNDRPFAGTHLDPGKVSEAFTDKKDTGLDFGVIAYGEQTVKNYHIKHSHVNMSSLDASYMISPGTGYIKIGKFGATTDADFRTALKRFKANGMQKLVLDLRGNGGGYLNTATALADEFLPKNKLIVYTQGQHEPRTDYFATDSGVYENGKLAVLIDEHSASASEILAGALQDLDRAVIVGRRSFGKGLVQEQFSFDDGSALNLTVARYFTPSGRSIQKSYKKGTESYRNELSERLQKGELYVAQNNADDSTFNTSVTYHTSAGKKVYGGGGIMPDVFVPEDAAINVPLINELSRSQLFTAYVIDHMQGILKNYKTPSEYVQYYSVTDDELTRFIVYAAGMLKEMDSHEIALAKNYMKLLLKAQGARFKWGNEWYYRIINQNDLAISKAEAALN encoded by the coding sequence ATGAAGCAAACAGCAGTTATTATTTTCAGATCGGTAATCTTGTTACTTGCCGGCATTGCTATTGGTTTGCTACTAAATAGGCGTACGGCTGACGTTGACGAGCCATACCAAATGACCGGTAACGATAAGATGGACCGGGTAATGAAATTAGTTCGTAAAAAGTACGTCGACTCGCTTAATATTGACAGTGTTGAGGGGGTGGCTATTAACAACCTGCTCCAAAAGCTAGACCCGCATTCAGTTTACCTCCACAAAAGACAAGCAGAGTCATTGTCAGAAAAACTGGAAGGCGGTTTTGATGGCATTGGCGTGGAATCGCAAATACTGCGCGATACGCTGTTTATTGCGCAGGTAATTCAAGGGTCGCCGGCGGCTAAGGCCGGTTTACCTAATGGGGCCAAGGTGGTTACCTTAAACGACCGGCCATTTGCAGGTACTCATTTGGATCCCGGAAAAGTAAGCGAAGCCTTTACCGATAAAAAAGATACCGGATTGGATTTTGGGGTGATTGCTTATGGCGAGCAAACGGTTAAAAATTACCATATCAAACATAGCCACGTCAACATGAGCAGCCTGGACGCTTCGTACATGATCTCGCCGGGGACAGGCTATATTAAGATTGGAAAGTTTGGTGCTACTACTGATGCCGATTTCAGGACTGCCTTAAAGCGTTTTAAAGCCAATGGCATGCAAAAGCTGGTGCTTGATTTAAGGGGTAACGGCGGTGGCTATTTAAATACCGCAACCGCACTGGCCGATGAGTTTTTACCTAAAAACAAACTGATTGTTTATACCCAGGGACAGCACGAACCGCGTACCGATTATTTTGCTACCGATTCGGGCGTATATGAGAACGGTAAACTGGCTGTATTGATTGATGAACATTCGGCATCTGCCAGCGAAATATTGGCCGGCGCATTGCAAGATTTGGACCGGGCCGTAATTGTAGGCCGCCGTTCATTTGGTAAAGGGTTAGTGCAGGAGCAGTTTTCGTTTGATGATGGGTCGGCTTTAAATTTAACGGTGGCCAGGTATTTTACACCGTCGGGCCGAAGCATACAAAAATCTTATAAAAAGGGTACCGAGAGTTACCGGAACGAGTTAAGCGAGCGCTTGCAAAAAGGGGAGCTGTATGTAGCGCAAAATAATGCAGACGACAGCACCTTTAATACTTCAGTTACTTACCATACCAGCGCCGGTAAAAAGGTATATGGTGGCGGCGGTATTATGCCCGATGTATTTGTACCGGAGGATGCAGCCATTAATGTGCCTTTAATTAATGAGTTGAGCCGTAGCCAGCTATTTACAGCTTACGTAATTGACCACATGCAGGGAATATTAAAAAACTATAAAACGCCTAGCGAATATGTGCAGTATTACAGTGTAACGGATGATGAACTGACCCGCTTTATTGTGTATGCTGCCGGAATGCTTAAAGAGATGGACTCGCATGAAATTGCCTTGGCTAAAAATTATATGAAGCTGTTACTGAAAGCACAAGGCGCCCGTTTTAAATGGGGAAATGAGTGGTATTACCGCATCATTAATCAAAATGATTTGGCTATATCTAAAGCCGAAGCCGCTTTAAACTAA